The Candidatus Paceibacter sp. genome window below encodes:
- a CDS encoding methionine--tRNA ligase — MNKFYITTPIYYASGKPHIGHAFAVVYADVISRWKRTQGDKVLFSTGLDEHGSKIEEKAKKENKEPQKFVDEISQSYLQAWKALNISNDEFIRTTSEKHRSGVLEFVKKIHESGDVYEGYYEGLYCVGCEDFVLERNLVNGLCPDHLLPPQKIKEKNFFFNLEKIESGEIKITPESRRNEALAIIKSDLPDFSVTRENTKWGIPFPYDANQTIYVWADALINYITVLDYPDGEKFKTFWPADLHVIGAEINKFHTIFWPAMLLAAGLPLPKEIFIHGLFTVNGQKMSKTVGNIIDPMDLADKFGADATRYLLLSQFPASEHGDVKAEEFANKYNSDLANGVGNLLERTFTMLADFRNGKVDKNSPVDVKIKNAAEEAEKNYAKHMENYRLFEALADVFSFIKALDVYINEEKPWSLNKNNDPKLDEVLAALLFGAEKIISWLEPFLPQKTEEAKSYLEKLKRGEIKKGERLGLFRRA; from the coding sequence ATGAACAAGTTTTATATCACCACCCCCATATATTACGCCAGCGGCAAGCCGCACATTGGCCACGCTTTCGCCGTCGTTTACGCCGACGTGATTTCCCGCTGGAAAAGGACGCAGGGCGACAAGGTTTTGTTCTCAACCGGCCTAGACGAACACGGTTCTAAAATAGAAGAGAAGGCCAAAAAAGAGAACAAAGAACCGCAAAAATTCGTGGACGAAATTTCCCAAAGCTATTTGCAAGCCTGGAAAGCTTTAAACATTTCCAACGACGAGTTTATACGAACCACCTCGGAGAAACACAGGAGTGGTGTTCTGGAATTTGTAAAAAAAATACATGAGAGCGGAGATGTATATGAAGGCTATTACGAAGGGTTGTATTGCGTCGGCTGCGAGGATTTTGTACTGGAAAGAAACTTGGTAAACGGCCTTTGCCCCGACCACCTCTTGCCGCCGCAAAAGATAAAGGAGAAAAACTTTTTCTTCAATCTAGAAAAAATTGAAAGCGGAGAAATCAAGATAACGCCGGAAAGCAGAAGGAATGAAGCTTTGGCGATAATAAAAAGCGATTTACCCGACTTTTCCGTCACCAGGGAAAATACCAAATGGGGGATACCTTTTCCGTATGACGCGAACCAAACAATTTACGTCTGGGCCGACGCGCTGATAAACTACATCACCGTTTTGGATTATCCGGATGGAGAAAAATTCAAAACCTTTTGGCCGGCCGATCTCCATGTCATCGGCGCCGAGATAAACAAATTCCATACGATTTTTTGGCCGGCGATGCTCCTGGCGGCCGGCTTGCCACTGCCCAAAGAAATTTTCATTCATGGGCTTTTTACCGTCAACGGTCAGAAAATGAGCAAGACCGTCGGCAATATCATAGACCCCATGGATTTGGCGGACAAATTCGGCGCGGACGCGACGCGATATCTGCTGTTGTCGCAGTTTCCCGCTTCCGAGCATGGCGACGTTAAAGCCGAGGAGTTTGCCAATAAATACAACAGCGACTTGGCCAACGGGGTGGGAAATTTGCTTGAAAGGACTTTTACCATGTTGGCGGATTTTAGAAACGGGAAAGTTGATAAAAATTCGCCTGTTGACGTCAAAATTAAAAACGCGGCGGAAGAGGCGGAAAAAAATTACGCGAAGCATATGGAAAATTACAGGCTTTTTGAAGCGCTGGCCGATGTTTTTTCCTTTATCAAAGCTTTGGACGTGTATATAAACGAAGAAAAGCCGTGGTCGCTGAACAAAAACAACGACCCGAAATTGGACGAAGTTTTAGCCGCGCTTTTATTCGGCGCGGAAAAAATAATTTCCTGGCTGGAGCCGTTTCTGCCCCAAAAAACGGAAGAAGCGAAAAGCTATCTGGAAAAATTAAAACGAGGGGAAATTAAAAAAGGCGAGCGGCTGGGGTTGTTTAGGAGGGCATAG
- a CDS encoding four helix bundle protein, whose amino-acid sequence MIWVNIVPHISKGARYTIGARIENKFLDLLELAYIAYFTEKDKKAEKISDCILMLDTLKFLISVSWEGKLISNKQCEDVALKLEEVGKMFGGWKKNLNNPEKKNRDM is encoded by the coding sequence TTGATTTGGGTTAATATCGTTCCGCATATTTCTAAGGGAGCACGCTATACGATAGGCGCGCGAATTGAAAATAAATTTCTGGATCTGCTGGAGCTTGCGTATATCGCCTATTTTACCGAAAAGGATAAGAAAGCGGAAAAGATTTCCGACTGCATTTTGATGTTGGACACTTTGAAATTTCTCATTTCAGTTTCTTGGGAAGGGAAACTCATTTCAAACAAGCAATGCGAGGACGTCGCTTTGAAACTTGAGGAAGTCGGCAAGATGTTCGGCGGTTGGAAGAAAAATCTAAATAATCCAGAAAAGAAAAACCGCGACATGTGA
- the rpsT gene encoding 30S ribosomal protein S20, translated as MPITSSAKKALRQSNRRREFNLRRLNAMKTAVKQVKKLKEDGKKEDALKNLSLAFKAIDKAAKRGVIKKGAADRKKSRLAKLLAK; from the coding sequence ATGCCCATTACTTCATCAGCCAAAAAAGCATTAAGGCAGTCGAACAGACGCAGAGAATTCAATTTGCGCCGTCTTAACGCCATGAAGACCGCCGTCAAACAGGTTAAAAAACTGAAAGAAGACGGAAAGAAAGAAGACGCGCTCAAAAATCTTTCCTTGGCTTTTAAGGCCATAGACAAAGCGGCCAAACGAGGAGTCATCAAAAAAGGCGCCGCCGACAGAAAAAAATCAAGACTAGCTAAACTCTTGGCGAAGTAA
- the ruvA gene encoding Holliday junction branch migration protein RuvA encodes MEPMIASVEGKIKMKGDKFLIVDTGGIGHKIFVLPSVLKNSPKNGENFHLWTHLRVKEDALDLYGFAQYPELQFFETLIQISGIGPKSAMGILSIAPLDTLKKAIAAGEVSYLTKVSGVGRKTAEKVIIELRDKMGELDEAGKAMFKDDQSVLEALVSLGYSNTEAREALKQVPDGTTGVNARIKEALKILGK; translated from the coding sequence ATGGAGCCAATGATCGCTTCCGTTGAGGGTAAAATTAAAATGAAGGGCGATAAGTTCCTGATAGTGGACACGGGCGGCATCGGCCACAAAATATTCGTCCTGCCGTCGGTTCTTAAAAATTCGCCCAAAAACGGGGAGAATTTCCACCTCTGGACGCATCTGCGGGTTAAAGAAGACGCGCTAGACCTCTACGGTTTTGCCCAATATCCGGAGCTGCAATTCTTTGAAACGCTTATCCAGATATCCGGCATCGGCCCGAAGTCGGCCATGGGGATTTTGTCCATCGCTCCGCTAGACACCCTCAAGAAAGCTATCGCCGCCGGAGAAGTCTCTTATCTTACCAAAGTTTCTGGAGTGGGTCGCAAAACGGCGGAAAAAGTGATAATAGAACTGCGGGACAAAATGGGAGAACTGGACGAGGCCGGCAAGGCGATGTTCAAAGACGACCAAAGCGTTTTGGAAGCGCTTGTTTCTCTCGGCTATTCCAACACCGAAGCCCGCGAAGCCCTCAAACAAGTGCCGGACGGGACAACCGGAGTAAACGCCAGAATTAAAGAGGCGTTGAAAATTTTAGGGAAATAA